The Trichoderma atroviride chromosome 5, complete sequence genome contains a region encoding:
- a CDS encoding uncharacterized protein (EggNog:ENOG41) yields the protein MGRRDHDDERPKVLESLKRRTSSGTSTGSRTSPSAFHRRVSNQSQSTRSTSTSTTRRDSLAGSETPPPLMRSSPSVGSSSYAFSGSSVLSPLRRELDASHSRDGGDVRAGKLELARRLSKLASRLTYGDSMEELMALGSQVNQIEQALGGGINTGSVYGSPPLSRRPRPLNIETPVRKNRGSDLDGSAIFSSPSSLFRSRFPDQMSPTPSSSMMYHGRHDEFEEEEAPPPKNGMTAAQSNKIIGELVKLNEELDTVVSNLTARQEESDHIHRLLVERAERAAQRIIFLQNRITYLEEELQENDNELTNLRVCLKAVEIQLPEHPDKELQRSFSVFKEGYRAYKRKRALRSKMVSNLGYDSSIASSSAR from the exons ATGGGACGACGGGATCACGACGATGAGCGGCCAAAGGTGCTCGAGTCGCTGAAGCGCCGCACCAGCTCGGGCACCAGCACTGGCAGCCGCACCAGCCCTAGCGCATTCCACCGCCGGGTCAGCAACCAGAGCCAGAGCACtcgcagcaccagcaccagcaccaccagGCGAGACAGCCTCGCCGGGTCcgagacgccgccgccgctgatgCGGTCCAGCCCCAGCGTCGGGTCCTCCAGCTACGCATTTTCGGGGAGCAGCGTCCTGAGCCCCCTGCGCAGAGAGCTGGACGCCTCCCACAGCcgcgatggcggcgacgtGCGGGCCggcaagctggagctggcgagaCGCCTCAGCAAGCTGGCATCGCGCCTGACGTACGGCGACAGCATGGAGGAGCTCATGGCCCTCGGCAGCCAGGTCAACCAGATCGAGCAggcccttggcggcggcatcaacaccGGCAGCGTCTACGGGAGCCCGCCGCTGTCGCGAAGGCCTCGCCCGCTCAACATCGAGACGCCTGTCCGCAAGAACAGGGGCAGCGACCTGGACGGCAgcgccatcttcagctcaCCGTCATCTCTGTTCCGCAGTCGCTTTCCCGACCAAATGTCGCCCACGCCCTCGTCATCCATGATGTATCATGGTCGCCATGACGAAttcgaggaagaggaggcccCGCCACCAAAGAACGGAATGACCGCGGCGCAGTCCAACAAAATCATTGGAGAGTTGGTGAAACTGAATGAAGAGCTCGACACCGTAGTGAGCAATCTCACAGCGCGCCAAGAAGAGTCCGAT CACATTCATAGGTTGTTGGTTGAACGGGCTGAGCGTGCTGCCCAACGCATCATTTTCCTCCAGAACCGTATTACTTATTT GGAAGAGGAACTGCAGGAAAACGATAATGAATTAACAAATCTCCGCGTCTGTCTCAAAGCTGTCGAGATTCAGTTGCCAGAACATCCAGACAAGGAATTGCAGCGATCCTTTTCCGTCTTCAAGGAAGGCTATAGAGCCTATAAGAGGAAGCGCGCCCTTCGCTCCAAGATGGTTAGCAACCTGGGCTACGATTCGTCAAttgcctcttcatcagcgaGGTGA
- a CDS encoding uncharacterized protein (EggNog:ENOG41) has product MATEATVLHGPLPSTADGSTTSPTPRGGDGKLDDRPLSHTAVSRQRERRERMRDEAEQDKEAYSSDDASVRSSRRRPAPRRSSFPYRDIIKSVLSNIMTKNEEPTSSPPSSRPSSSQGKDKPDMKDKKVEDVVRGLAMEEWNARWLDELVAKVKGELSDAASDHSVSDGRHTPSSQSSDDDDDASLKDMKRYQPTVEDCDSDSDSASEPDSHAAQEEPQPLSRSSSLSSASSNDSAMSSPSSQSSVSTAASSPPPAESESPKDPKDPRLSPRPTVHFSPPTIHFLPPEPTPELERDQAELYRTQSLPSQPRPPIVSERQAPAVAERPTPAWGALFNDRDEPTPALGRLLRGLATYIIAEYSPTDSLVITPDKLFKFYTRYKLDNEFFPFQRVFDTRYHKSIRGLSFLYTDLRCEHHLVQESITRKPVIPALTPAGFEDWMTLLIRAFPDREAKRLDIVLADVPLLADDRHSSRSPVRSSSSERLLPRQLPRQLFPERGHARAFDLLESSFSEWNRITTVPVPPPEVVPAHPLAYSLTSNIPASLQKLPPAASKALMEDTRRHKDACYIDQTRLRPSSIIYPSSASPSSPSSSSFSTSSIPADVKSHSEQQPSSSSSSKHHHRTSRSKERDSRHRTASDRSSRPRERSPTGRRSHRSRRYRGTSPSESVEQRYSSGRSDERRRERERRGSVAER; this is encoded by the exons ATGGCTACCGAGGCGACGGTCTTACACGGCCCTCTGCCGTCGACGGCAGATGGCAGCACAACCTCGCCAACGCCGCGCGGCGGTGACGGGAAGCTGGACGACCGGCCCTTGAGCCATACCGCCGTTTCAAGACAGAGAGAAAGGCGAGAGCGGATGAGAGACGAGGCAGAGCAAGATAAAGAGGCGTATTCCTCCGACGACGCCTCAGTCAGGTCTAGCCGCAGAAGACCAGCCCCAAGACGGTCATCGTTTCCGTACAGAGACATCATCAAGTCTGTTTTATCAAACATCATGACCAAGAACGAGGAACCCACGTCgtctcccccctcttctcggccctcttcttcacaggGCAAGGACAAGCCCGACatgaaggacaagaaagTCGAAGACGTCGTCAGGGGCCTTGCCATGGAGGAGTGGAACGCACGATGGCTGGATGAACTCGTAGCCAAGGTCAAAGGAGAGC TCAGCGACGCCGCCTCAGACCACAGCGTCTCAGACGGCCGCCACACGCCATCATCCCAGTccagcgacgacgatgatgacgcctCCCTCAAGGACATGAAGCGCTACCAGCCCACCGTAGAGGACTGcgactccgactccgactcGGCATCAGAGCCCGACTCCCACGCCGCCCAAGAGGAGCCCCAGCCCCTCAgccgctcttcttccctctcatCAGCCTCCTCCAACGACTCGGCCATGTCCTCTCCCAGCAGCCAGTCCTCCGTCTCCACCGCcgcttcatctcctcctcccgccGAGTCGGAGTCACCAAAGGACCCAAAGGACCCTCGCCTGTCTCCTCGCCCGACCGTCCACTTCTCCCCTCCCACCATTCACTTCCTCCCGCCTGAGCCCACGCCCGAGCTTGAGCGCGACCAAGCCGAGCTGTACCGCACTCAGTCGCTGCCTTCTCAGCCGAGGCCGCCTATCGTGTCTGAGAGACAGGCTCCTGCTGTGGCCGAGAGGCCGACTCCTGCGTGGGGAGCGCTGTTCAACGATAGGGATGAGCCCACCCCGGCCTTGGGCAGACTTCTCCGCGGTTTGGCAACCTACATT ATCGCAGAATACTCCCCCACAGACTCCCTCGTCATCACCCCCGACAAGCTCTTCAAATTTTACACCCGCTACAAGCTCGACAACGAATTCTTCCCCTTCCAAC GCGTCTTCGACACCCGCTACCACAAATCCATCCGCGGCCTCTCCTTCCTCTACACCGACCTCCGCTGCGAGCACCACCTCGTCCAGGAATCCATCACCCGCAAGCCCGTCATCCCCGCCCTCACGCCCGCCGGCTTCGAGGACTGGATGACGCTGCTCATCCGCGCCTTTCCCGACCGCGAGGCCAAGAGGCTGGACATTGTCCTCGCCGACGTCCCCCTTCTGGCGGACGACAGacacagcagcaggagcCCCGTcaggagcagctccagcgagAGGCTTCTGCCCAGACAGCTCCCGAGGCAGCTGTTCCCCGAAAGGGGCCATGCCAGGGCTTTTGACCTATTGGAGTCGTCCTTTTCGGAGTGGAATAGAATCACGACCGTGCCTGTTCCCCCTCCTGAAGTAGTACCTGCTCACCCGCTTGCTTATTCTCTGACTTCCAACATCCCGGCCTCGCTGCAGAAACTCCCTCCCGCCGCAAGCAAGGCCCTCATGGAAGATACGCGCCGCCACAAAGACGCCTGCTACATCGACCAGACCCGTCTGCGGCCATCGTCCATAATCTACCCTTCCTCCGCATCTCcctcctcgccatcctcatcttccttttCCACCTCGTCCATCCCCGCAGACGTAAAGTCCCATTCCGAGCAACAGccctcttcaagctcctcctccaagcaTCACCACCGCACATCCCGCTCCAAAGAACGCGACTCCCGCCATCGCACTGCTTCAGATCGATCGTCCCGCCCGCGCGAGAGATCGCCTACTGGACGGCGCAGCCATAGAAGCAGGCGATACAGGGGAACTAGCCCCAGCGAGTCGGTAGAGCAGAGATATAGTTCGGGGAGAAGTGATGAGCGacggagggagagggagaggagaggcagTGTGGCTGAGAGGTGA
- a CDS encoding uncharacterized protein (TransMembrane:1 (o24-45i)) encodes MPGSSRIPQSLRGSLESVKRRRQALSLSVINLDLLKNILFFFFVLRYTRRLWWKLKGRGIIGAILELYRDIERTLYGYFLRAPGVRGQVQKKVKESLEKMSNKLVPPGQTKYLTLPKEGMTDEAVRAELDALANMDHTRWEDGFVSGAVYHGEDELLKLQAEAFGKFTVANPIHPDVFPGVRKMEAEIVSMVLNMFQAPPGAAGVTTSGGTESILMAVLSARQKAYNERGVTEPEMILPATAHTAFRKAGEYFKIKIHYVDCPAPSYQVDVRRVSRLINRNTILLVGSAPNFPHGIIDDIAALSKLAQRKKLCLHVDCCLGSFVIANLEKAGFESTLFDFRLKGVTSISCDTHKYGFAPKGSSTVLYRNAELRTYQYFVSPDWAGGVYASPGMAGSRPGALIAGCWASMMRLGEAGYVDACVKIVGTTKKIAEAIQNGPVLGGELDLIGKPLVSVVAFNAKTLNVYDIADGMSSKGWHLNALQSPPAIHVAVTMPIVKVWERLVGDLETVVEEEREKERVRLVEGKGAKGKAMGDSAALYGVAGSLPNKGVVVDLATGFLDLLYKV; translated from the exons ATGCCAGGGAGCTCGCGCATTCCTCAGAGCCTCCGCGGCAGTCTGGAGAGCGTCAAGCGCCGCAGACAGGCGCTCTCCCTCAGCGTCATCAACCTGGACCT CCTCAAGaacatcctcttcttcttcttcgtgcTCCGGTATACCCGGCGGCTGTGGTGGAAGCTCAAGGGCCGAGGcatcatcggcgccatcCTCGAGCTGTACCGCGACATTGAGCGGACGCTGTATGGCTACTTTCTGCGGGCGCCGGGCGTGCGCGGCCAGGTGCAGAAGAAGGTCAAGGAATCGCTCGAGAAAATGTCCAACAAGCTGGTGCCACCGGGCCAGACGAAATACTTGACGCTGCCAAAGGAGGGCATGACGGACGAGGCGGTGCGCGCAGAGCTCGATGCCCTTGCAAACATGGACCACACGCGCTGGGAAGACGGCTTTGTGTCTGGTGCAGTGTACCacggcgaggacgagctgctgaagctgcaggcCGAGGCCTTTGGCAAGTTCACCGTGGCGAACCCCATCCACCCGGACGTCTTCCCCGGCGTGCGCAAGATGGAGGCCGAGATTGTGAGCATGGTGCTCAACATGTTCCAAGCCCCTcccggagctgctggagtGACGACTTCTGGTGGCACCGAGAGCATCCTGATGGCTGTGCTGTCTGCGCGCCAAAAGGCCTACAACGAGCGTGGAGTTACGGAGCCCGAGAT GATCCTGCCTGCGACCGCACACACGGCTTTCCGCAAGGCCGGCGAGTacttcaagatcaagattCACTACGTAGACTGCCCTGCTCCCTCATATCAAGTAGATGTTCGTCGCGTCTCACGCCTCATTAACCGCAACACTATTCTGCTTGTCGGCTCTGCGCCCAACTTCCCCCACGGCATCATCGACGACATTGCAGCCCTGAGCAAGCTCGCGCAGCGCAAGAAGCTCTGCCTGCACGTGGACTGCTGCCTCGGCTCGTTTGTCATTGCCAACCTCGAAAAGGCCGGCTTCGAGTCGACGCTCTTCGACTTCCGCCTCAAGGGCgtcaccagcatcagctgcGACACGCACAAGTACGGCTTCGCGCCCAAGGGCAGCTCCACGGTGCTGTACCGCAACGCCGAGCTGCGAACCTACCAGTACTTTGTGTCTCCCGACTGGGCAGGTGGCGTCTACGCGTCGCCGGGTATGGCGGGATCGCGGCCTGGAGCGCTGATTGCGGGCTGCTGGGCCAGCATGATGCGGTTGGGCGAGGCGGGCTACGTGGACGCCTGCGTCAAGATTGTGGGGACGACCAAGAAGATTGCCGAGGCGATTCAGAACGGCCCCGTGCTGGGCGGCGAGCTGGACCTCATCGGCAAGCCGCTGGTGTCGGTGGTGGCCTTCAACGCCAAGACGCTCAACGTGTACGACATCGCCGACGGCATGTCGTCCAAGGGCTGGCACCTCAACGCGCTGCAGAGCCCCCCCGCCATCCACGTCGCAGTGACCATGCCCATTGTCAAGGTGTGGGAGCGGCTGGTTGGCGACCTGGAGacggtggtggaggaggagcgcgAGAAGGAGAGGGTGCGGCTGGTGGAGGGCAAGGGggccaagggcaaggcaaTGGGCGACTCGGCGGCGCTGTACGGCGTGGCGGGATCGCTGCCGAACAAGGGCGTGGTTGTTGATCTGGCGACAGGGTTCCTCGACTTGCTGTACAAGGTATGA
- a CDS encoding uncharacterized protein (CAZy:GT34~TransMembrane:1 (i31-48o)), translated as MHYAYPARKSSNPPPFRPRSTRLPSLRRSRLRTVGIVAFAIFALLWLFSNPSVPRPDRERVPSGQPPVVIVTVIDPTSYNNAYLKTIRENREQYAAKHGYEAFIVKAYDYDTQGAPQSWSKLMAIRHALTKFPEAKFVWYLDQDAYIMDVNKSLEEQILGQRRLESLMIKNYPVVPPDSIIRTFSHLRADNIDFIVSQDISGLVAGSIIVRNSEWSKFFIETWMDPLYRSYNFQKAERHALEHIVQWHPTILSKLALVPQRTLGPYTRTDQGDSYQDGDFVVYFWGCAKSGEGSCETVSSSYYKKWTAAFGN; from the exons ATGCATTACGCCTATCCTGCTCGCAAGAGCTCCAACCCGCCTCCCTTCCGACCCAGATCTACGAGACTGCCCAGCTTGCGGAGGAGTCGGCTCAGGACCGTTGGCATTGTTGCGTTTGCGATATTTgcgctgctgtggctgtttTCAAATCCAAGCGTGCCTCGCCCCGACCGCGAGCGTGTGCCGTCAGGCCAGCCGCCTGTTGTGATAGTGACAGTCATTGACCCGACTTCATACAATAACGCCTATCTCAAAACAATTAGAGAGAACCGAGAGCAGTATGCGGCCAAGCATG GATACGAGGCATTTATCGTCAAGGCCTACGACTACGATACCCAAGGAGCGCCACAGAGCTGGTCGAAGCTCATGGCCATACGACACGCATTGACCAAATTCCCCGAGGCCAAGTTCGTCTGGTATCTTGACCAGGACGCTTACATTATGGATGTGAACAAGTCATTGGAGGAACAGATTCTGGGCCAGAGGAGGCTTGAGAGCCTGATGATCAAGAACTACCCCGTTGTTCCTCCGGACAGCATCATTAGAACGTTTTCGCACTTGAGAGCCGATAATATCGATTTCATTGTCAGCCAGGACATTTCGGGGCTGGTGGCTGGCAGCATCATTGTGAGAAACAGCGAATGGAGCAAGTTCTTCATCGAGACTTGGATGGACCCTCTGTACCGAAGCTACAACTTccaaaaggcagagagacACGCTCTG GAACACATTGTTCAATGGCACCCCACCATTCTCTCGAAGCTGGCTCTCGTGCCGCAGCGCACACTCGGCCCATACACGCGCACCGACCAAGGCGACTCATACCAAGACGGCGACTTTGTGGTCTATTTCTGGGGCTGCGCCAAGTCAGGCGAGGGAAGCTGCGAAACCGTGTCGTCAAGTTACTACAAGAAATGGACTGCGGCTTTTGGCAACTAG
- a CDS encoding uncharacterized protein (EggNog:ENOG41~TransMembrane:2 (o6-25i301-328o)) produces MWELVPFVIRVSAVLLLFGILRLLLNRYNRLSRIPGPWLASCTNLWRFALTWTEKAEATHIKLHAQHGDVVRLGPNLVSVTDMDAVKKIYGAGTSYEKSEFYATFRDVARGHILENMFSLRNNGFHRVLRRSVASAFSMSTLVQLEPFVNSTLSSFMRELDKRFVNTETGQKVFDLSRWLNLYAFDAIGELSFSERIGFLESGGDMEGIMHQVEMQLGHQNTVGQMPWLDRFWAKNPIKLWLGRMGILQERDSIVVRFAARKIKERYEALGAGAAPSATDFLDRFIQAGIKDPELMTEQEILSLTLVNIFAGGDTTAIALSAIFYFLLKNPSTLEKLMAELHESPPNRDDGIMSYGEARKLPYLKAVIQEGLRMFPGIGNPP; encoded by the exons ATGTGGGAGCTAGTCCCTTTCGTAATCAGGGTGTCAGCAGTCTTGCTACTTTTCGGAATACTTCGATTGCTTTTGAATAGATACAATCGGCTGAGCAGAATCCCTGGCCCGTGGCTTGCATCCTGCACCAATCTCTGGAGGTTTGCTTTGACATGGACTGAGAAGGCCGAAGCTACTCATATCAAGCTCCATGCTCAGCATGGAGACGTCGTTCGCCTGGGGCCGAATCTTGTATCTGTTACAGATATGGATGCTGTCAAAAAGATATATGGAGCTGGGACCTCTTACGAAAAG TCCGAGTTCTATGCGACTTTTCGTGATGTGGCGCGAGGGCACATTCTTGAAAACATGTTTAGTCTAAGGAACAATGGCTTCCATAGAGTTCTCCGGCGAAGCGTTGCTTCAGCATTCTCCATGAGTACATTGGTCCAGCTGGAGCCATTTGTAAACTCAACACTGAGCTCATTCATGAGAGAGCTCGATAAGAGATTTGTCAATACAGAAACTGGCCAAAAAGTCTTTGACTTGTCAAGGTGGCTCAACTTATATGCCTTTGACGCCATTGGCGAGCTGAGTTTCTCGGAGAGAATCGGCTTCCTCGAGAGCGGTGGAGATATGGAAGGAATCATGCATCAGGTTGAGATGCAGCTTGGCCATCAGAACACT GTCGGTCAAATGCCATGGCTCGATCGTTTCTGGGCAAAAAACCCAATTAAACTGTGGCTGGGCAGAATGGGCATTTTACAGGAGCGAGACTCTATTGTGGTGAGATTTGCTGCGCGGAAAATAAAGGAACGGTATGAGGCCCTAGGGGCTGGGGCCGCTCCGTCCGCAACAGACTTTCTCGATCGGTTCATCCAGGCGGGGATAAAAGATCCTGAGCTGATGACTGAGCAAGAGATCTTGAGTCTCACTCTTGTCAACATCTTTGCTGGTGGCGACACCACTGCCATTGCCCTCTCCGCCATTTTCTACTTCTTGCTCAAGAATCCCTCCACGTTGGAAAAGCTTATGGCTGAGCTTCACGAATCTCCGCCCAACAGGGATGATGGCATCATGAGCTACGGCGAGGCAAGAAAGCTTCCGTATCTCAAAGCTGTCATCCAAGAAGGCCTACGGATGTTTCCAGGAATTGGCAACCCCCCTTGA
- a CDS encoding uncharacterized protein (EggNog:ENOG41~TransMembrane:3 (i149-170o217-238i258-278o)) → MEWFGERARAPYQSSVQDKTFTTYPDEWTASDNDGEHASAQTQSQPPPNAAHNQRRYKPRTCRICLDVVEPKYPSNSSKPVYVSDDAELGRLLSPCKCKGSQKYVHEGCLNSWRLSNPTAPRNYWQCPTCKFSYRLVRLHWASMLSSKWAQAGLTVAILIVSIFLLGFMADPLLNLWVDPVGTISETVTSVVTDIEALQEPDWEPPTTWSEHFIKGFFSLGLVGIFKSMLAVSPWHWWNLRNMTGRRQEGGRARVENISLLFVIIGAFTALMGIWKGVKKLSERVLKNVSERVLDVGTDDDDGDLDEDERKDQ, encoded by the coding sequence ATGGAGTGGTTTGGCGAGCGAGCCCGAGCGCCGTATCAGTCGTCGGTTCAAGACAAGACTTTCACCACGTATCCAGATGAGTGGACAGCATCAGACAACGATGGGGAGCACGCATCTGCACAAACTCAAAGTCAGCCACCACCAAATGCTGCGCATAATCAGAGGCGATACAAACCACGAACGTGTCGTATCTGCCTGGATGTCGTGGAACCAAAATACCCTTCAAATTCGAGCAAGCCGGTATACGTGTCCGATGACGCCGAGTTAGGAAGACTCTTGTCCCCGTGCAAGTGCAAGGGATCGCAAAAATACGTGCATGAGGGATGTCTCAACTCTTGGCGGCTATCAAACCCCACGGCCCCAAGAAACTACTGGCAATGCCCAACGTGCAAGTTCTCCTATCGACTGGTGCGCCTTCATTGGGCCTCGATGCTAAGCAGCAAATGGGCTCAAGCCGGGCTGACGGTGGCGATTCTTATTGTGAGCATATTCTTGCTAGGATTCATGGCAGACCCGCTCCTCAATCTTTGGGTCGATCCCGTTGGTACAATCAGCGAAACCGTGACGAGCGTTGTGACGGATATCGAAGCGCTTCAAGAGCCAGACTGGGAGCCGCCAACGACTTGGTCGGAGCATTTCATCAAGggtttcttctcccttggcCTCGTGGGCATCTTCAAGTCCATGCTCGCCGTTTCGCCGTGGCATTGGTGGAACCTGCGCAACATGACGGGACGACGCCAGGAAGGCGGAAGAGCAAGAGTTGAGAATATCAGCCTGCTGTTTGTCATTATTGGAGCCTTTACCGCTCTGATGGGAATCTGGAAAGGAGTGAAGAAACTCAGTGAACGAGTGTTGAAGAATGTGAGTGAGAGAGTCTTGGATGTCGGgactgatgacgatgacggtgaccttgatgaagacgaaagGAAGGACCAATAA
- a CDS encoding uncharacterized protein (BUSCO:EOG092D3KPJ~MEROPS:MER0004996) has translation MADRYSFSLTTFSPSGKLVQIEYALNAVNQGITALGIKATNGIVLATEKKSSSPLADQSSLSKISHITPNIGTVYSGMGPDYRVLVDRARKVAHTGYKRIYNEYPPTRILVQDVARVMQEATQSAGVRPYGVSMLVAGWDEGIEPEEEETEIKEGEEVKKTTKTGGVHKGGPMLYQVDPTGSYFPWKATAIGKSATKAKTFLEKRYSEELELEDAIHIALLTLKDNIEGEMNGDSIEIGKLSFPDVIIHASGTCLLFLTLDYFLGIVGAPAHHLLGVEGVEGATGPRFRKLTPQEIEDYLSSL, from the exons ATGGCTGACCGATACTCCTTCTCTCTGACCACATTCTCGCCCAG CGGCAAGCTGGTACAAATCG AGTATGCGCTGAATGCGGTCAACCAGGGCATCACTGCTCTGGGTATCAAAG CCACGAATGGCATCGTCCTTGCTACCGAAAAGAAGTCGTCCTCCCCCCTCGCCGACCAGAGCAGTCTGTCCAAGATTAGCCACATCACGCCCAACATCGGTACCGTTTACTCCGGCATGGGACCCGACTACAGAGTACTGGTCGACAGAGCGCGCAAGGTTGCGCACACAGGCTACAAGCGCATCTACAACGAATACCCTCCCACCAGAATACTCGTGCAGGATGTGGCCAGAGTCATGCAAGAGGCCACCCAGTCAGCTGGTGTTCGACCATATGGCGTCAGCATGCTGGTTGCCGGCTGGGACGAGGGCATCGAAcccgaagaggaggagaccgagatcaaggagggcgaggaggtgaagaagacaacAAAGACGGGAGGAGTTCACAAGGGAGGCCCCATGCTGTACCAGGTTGACCCCACGGGCAGCTATTTCCCCTGGAAGGCCACGGCCATTGGCAAGAGCGcgaccaaggccaagacctttttggagaagagatattccgaggagctggagctggaagatgccaTTCACATTGCTCTGTTGACGCTCAAGGACAACATTGAGGGTGAAATGAATGGTGATTCTATTGAAATCGGTAAGCTCTCCTTTCCTGATGTCATAATACATGCGAGCGGGAcatgtttgttgtttttAACACTTGATTACTTTCTAGGTATTGTTGGAGCTCCTGCTCACCATCTGCTTGGCGTGGAGGGTGTTGAGGGTGCCACTGGCCCCCGGTTTAGAAAGCTGACTCCCcaggagattgaagattaCTTGTCAAGTCTATGA
- a CDS encoding uncharacterized protein (MEROPS:MER0004996) encodes MGPDYRVLVDRARKVAHTGYKRIYNEYPPTRILVQDVARVMQEATQSAGVRPYGVSMLVAGWDEGIEPEEEETEIKEGEEVKKTTKTGGVHKGGPMLYQVDPTGSYFPWKATAIGKSATKAKTFLEKRYSEELELEDAIHIALLTLKDNIEGEMNGDSIEIGIVGAPAHHLLGVEGVEGATGPRFRKLTPQEIEDYLSSL; translated from the exons ATGGGACCCGACTACAGAGTACTGGTCGACAGAGCGCGCAAGGTTGCGCACACAGGCTACAAGCGCATCTACAACGAATACCCTCCCACCAGAATACTCGTGCAGGATGTGGCCAGAGTCATGCAAGAGGCCACCCAGTCAGCTGGTGTTCGACCATATGGCGTCAGCATGCTGGTTGCCGGCTGGGACGAGGGCATCGAAcccgaagaggaggagaccgagatcaaggagggcgaggaggtgaagaagacaacAAAGACGGGAGGAGTTCACAAGGGAGGCCCCATGCTGTACCAGGTTGACCCCACGGGCAGCTATTTCCCCTGGAAGGCCACGGCCATTGGCAAGAGCGcgaccaaggccaagacctttttggagaagagatattccgaggagctggagctggaagatgccaTTCACATTGCTCTGTTGACGCTCAAGGACAACATTGAGGGTGAAATGAATGGTGATTCTATTGAAATCG GTATTGTTGGAGCTCCTGCTCACCATCTGCTTGGCGTGGAGGGTGTTGAGGGTGCCACTGGCCCCCGGTTTAGAAAGCTGACTCCCcaggagattgaagattaCTTGTCAAGTCTATGA
- a CDS encoding uncharacterized protein (EggNog:ENOG41) — MMNIGLEVPLTRVQPKSYRPSGKPGPVPDLNDIASADDPIKLVTAGGTAVAALTSNSCSVYVWGCYPPSAASRASASASSDNSQTHRRGHAFQELSGVPNYTEVDGGKDVVDVALGEAHAIALTTDGLIYVSGENRNGQLGFGREVGRAETWTNVPFLVADGYKIVGVAAGPRASFILTAKA, encoded by the coding sequence ATGATGAATATCGGACTTGAAGTCCCACTGACCCGGGTTCAACCAAAATCCTACAGACCGTCTGGTAAGCCGGGCCCGGTACCCGACCTCAATGACATCGCGTCGGCAGATGATCCAATCAAACTCGTCACCGCCGGCGGAACTGCTGTGGCGGCGCTGACCAGCAACAGCTGTAGCGTCTACGTCTGGGGCTGCTATCCGccatcagcagcttcaagagcatcagcatcagcatcatcagatAACTCTCAGACTCATCGTCGAGGACATGCTTTTCAAGAGCTCTCGGGCGTGCCCAACTATACAGAGGTCGACGGCGGGAAAGACGTTGTGGATGTCGCTCTGGGAGAGGCTCATGCCATTGCACTGACTACGGACGGGCTCATCTATGTCAGTGGCGAGAACAGAAATGGCCAGCTTGGATTTGGGAGAGAAGTTGGTAGAGCAGAAACATGGACAAATGTTCCATTCCTAGTTGCAGATGGTTATAAGATTGTGGGTGTGGCGGCTGGTCCACGAGCATCCTTCATCCTAACTGCCAAAGCATAG
- a CDS encoding uncharacterized protein (EggNog:ENOG41), with the protein MDLFATGFNAWHQLSLNRQSSNEEEEPHDLYRFTKVLSAATIKRPVARLTYTIVHRDGSLIVAGLVPPQDRGNRSRVSLHVSRSRHRRASSHCPRQRWRRQ; encoded by the exons ATGGACCTTTTCGCAACAGGCTTCAACGCCTGGCACCAGCTCTCCCTCAATCGCCAAAGCTCaaacgaggaggaggagcctcaTGACCTTTACCGCTTTACAAAAGTTCTTTCTGCCGCCACCATCAAACGACCAGTCGCTCGACTCACTTACACCATCG TTCACCGCGATGGAAGTCTCATCGTCGCCGGCCTAGTCCCCCCCCAAGACCGTGGAAACCGAAGCCGAGTTTCTCTACACGTCAGCCGAAGCCGCCACCGGAGAGCTTCTAGCCATTGTCCACGAcaaagatggcgacgacaATGa